The DNA region GTCCAACAAGGCGATTTTCAAGGTAAGTTCCAGATCATATCAGTAAGAGGAAACTGGCACAGCTTATTCACACAAGGCTTTTGAAATACCAAAATGTTATGTAAATAGTTGAAGTATATTTCCTATATGCAACTTGATCTGAACATTAGATTTTACTGTGTCTTAAAGTGGCTGTTGAAATCCTTATAGCAGCAGGGAAGGCGGGCTACATTTCAGCATCTGTCTTTGCAATATCATGTCTGTATTGCTCTTTTTGAGTAACTAGATTGaattttaaggggaaaaaaaccaacagatttAGGATTTGTTAtgagttctgttttgttctgagtGATGTAGGCAGGAAACCATTAGGTTTCATTGTGCCATAACACTCAAGCAAAGTCCTGCCTGAGCTTTCAGACTGCTGCACTTGTGAAATACTGAGACCTAACTTTTTCTGTGAAGGACTATGTTCCCTggtctttcttttaaatacatgcAAATGACAGAAAACTATTTTGGAGAGGCTGTTTTAATGCCTATTTTCTTACTCTATTCCACTTAGCACTTTGTTATCTGAAAATCTTTCAATTCTTTACATGTTTTTAAGCTTCCCTTGTAATGGTGATATCAGTATAGCATCTGCCTTCTTTTAGCAGGAGAAGCCAGAGTCCAATTAACTGCATTCGACCAAGTGTTCTTGGgccaataaaaagaaaaggtacaGTATTTGTTTTTGGCTAGGACAGCAGGCAGAATGGTTACTTTTGCCACAATTCATATATAGCTCTTTGTAATTCTGTTCCACTGGCTGATGCAGAGTGACTGGAAATAAAGGTGTGACAGATTACTAAATAAATAGAACTGTTTGTGGTGATGAAGCAATAAACTAGTAGTACTGTTCAGTAAAGCTGCTTCTGACCCAATGTATCTGCACAGCTGTAGTTATTTAGTGATAAGTTTAATGATAATTAATCCtgaacttcattttcattaattGCAAGAGGGAAAACAGCTTTActttttctcagcttctttgCTTGGCTGGTAGAAGTCAATGAATTGATTGAgctgaattaaatgaaaacgTTCTCTTCTAACGTACAAATAGCTGATACTTATATCTCAGTCCATAATTTAAACTCTCTTGATGCTTAGGCTAAAAGGTATCTaagaaatgacatttaaaatttcagcatcaaacttctgtttttaatactGCAGCTTATGGAGTGTTACTTTATAAGTTTGGACCTCTGGTTTTTGCTCTGTAGATGTTGGTTTAAGTGAGTAGTAATTTTTATCACCCTTTCTCTCTTACTAAAGGTGTAACTGAAATGGAAGATCATCCAAAAAGGTTGTTCCAAGGCTCCACCAATATGCTTTCCTCTGAAGCTTTGCAGCAGCCAGACCTTGGCGGATGGTAATTGCCACACTGTTTGTTGTGCAGGTTGCATCAGAGGCATTACAAGTCTCTTTTTCATCTAGCAATGCTCACACTTGGAGTTATATTCCTTTAGAATCAGTGCAAACATCCTGTGTTTCTGAAGCCTTGAAGGTGTCATAGCAAGCAGACATTACGATTCCCTTCAACTTTAGAATTTCTAGAACAGATAGACAGTCTTTGTCTGTTAACATGCTTCAGGTATATAGGAGTTGAAAATCTTTAGGAAAAGATTCCTTATGGCTTGCAAGTTCTGAAATCCAGTTTCAAATTGTAATTAAATACAGATGTTAATTCtggggggggtgggagggatttttttgtttgttttgttttcccccttTGTTCTTAGTCATACTGGACCACCCCAACCATCCCTGCTAGGAGGAGATAAAaaacattaatgaaaaaatagcCAATGAAATAGCAAGGGAATTTAGTGTTTTAATTGGGAGGGTTTAGTAATACCTAGGGTATGCCTGGGTATCAAGGTGAGATTGTTTATGGTGTCATCTAAAGTGCACAGGTGCTTTGAGCCCATTGGAATGTGATAGTAAAATAGGTGTATTTGAAAACAACAGCTTTTTTGCATGTCCTGTTCGTAGTAGCCATGGCAGTATGGGTTTTATTTGCTGCTTATTTTAGAAGATGGTAattcttaaaaaacattttgttgtcatCACTGGTGATGAAACAGTGCTTCGCATACTGTGAAATGTGCAGGAAAGAGCATCTGGATACATGAGGACCTTGTAAGAGATGGGAGTAAAGCTTGCAACGCTGGTAAATCAGTGAACTATTTTGGGGTAAGCTGAAGAGAAAGGGGCAGATGTTATGTCTGTTTGAAAGAGATGGCAAGGTATATCCTTACAGGTTTACTTCAAATATGAAGTTTACCATTCCTCCAGAGGTGTGCGCTTGTTCTTGACTTGGGCTTATCATGAGTAGACGCCGATATTTGGAACTTTTAAGAAAAACTGGAGGGCTTCATTTCTCATCTCTTGATGCCTCTGTGCTTTCAGTTTGTCGGCGCACGCCCTTGATGACAACAGAAGCAGTGCAGGCTCTTCCTGTGACTCACCAGCTGAAGCTGGCGCCAGCACCGGCTCTCCAGTGTCACTTTCTGACTCCAGATCTCCATTTTTACCAGTAGATCTTACAGCTAAGTTACCTATCGATTGAGAAGCAAATGTCTGCTAATGGATACCAAGAAACAGACTGGATATCAATAAGGCTTCCTGTTGTGTGTAACTGAGTCTTTTATGTGATTCTGTTCCTCATAGGAACTTCCAGAACTGTCATTATTTTGAGAACTTCCAGAATAGTTCCTTGAGGAGGAATTCACGTTTCTAGTGATTTGTATGACATTTACTGAAATACAGTAAGCATTTGAATTGCAAACATGTTTGATGCTGACATCAGTATCCAAGCTGTTGATTTCCTATGGATTTATTCCTGATGGTGTAAGTTACAAATACTGTATGCATGCAGAAGACTTGGCTCTCCAGCAGACAAGAGGCAGCGTCCTTGCTAATATGAAATGGTGCTTTGTGTAGTGACATAATTCACATTTGTCCTCAGTCTTAAACCAATGAAGCAGCTtactaatttgtttttattccctCAGTGTGTGTTAGgttgttttgctgttgctcTACATATGAAAGAGAGAATATCGGGGGGGGGATAATTGATCCCTGTATTCTGTTGGGATGGACTTTACTGAATTCTGTTGTTCTAATTAGATTCCAAAAGGACAAGCTGGTGTATTGTCACCTTAGATGTGTGTCTTGGATTTTACTCATGATCAGGACTGCTGTTGTGACTAAACCCAAAGTTAATGTGGAACCTTCtgggtttttgtgtgtttttttcttcttaatttacATGATGTATTAGAGTGGTAGAAGCTCCATTAATCTTTTCATTGGGAAAAATAGTTATCATGTTTAGCACAAAACATTAAGTTGTGAGTTTTTAGTATTCAGTACTCCAAAAGTGCATTATTTTAACAAACAGTATTTGTCCTTGTACATGACTTTTGATGGATGAAAACAAAGAGGGACAATGAAAGCTTTTATACAGGTTCAGGTGATCAGATCACCTCAGAATTTAATCTCTTGATGTTACTGCCTTGAATAACAGCACCAGGGTTTTTCTGCTGTTACAAGCTTTGGGTGCTGGTTGGAAGTGTAGAGTTTGGTGATCCGCCGTCTTTCAGGGTTCTCGTACTTCATTGGAAAAGTCATTGGGTTGAGGCATCCTGATTTCAACTCTGAAATTCCCCAGCCAAGAGGAAAAATTTGTAAACCAGCATAGAGAACTGTTCCAAACATTCCTGTGGCAACTTCATGTTGGTGGTTGATTCCTGCTATGGAATTGAACTTCCCCAGCTGGATCCTCCTTTGTACATGTGGTTGTAAGCCTTCTCTCCAGAGAGGTCAATAACATagcaaaatgctttgttttttgaatgCTAAATCTTTCTAATGAGAAGATTGGAAAGATTCTCAAGTAGGAGAGAAGCCCATTTTGAATTCTGCTGCAGAATATTCACATGGATGGAGCTTTGGACAGCAGCCATCAGAAGTAGAAATGGATGATTTACTGCCTAGTGACTTTAGGACCAACAACTAGTTACCCttattgtaggaaaaaaatagaaccTATTTAATAGCTTACACTTTTCAAGTAAGGTATATCATGGCTTGCTTCTgatttaattccttttaaattaTTGCAGTAGCCAACTTCCTGCCTGcagattctttttctgttattattcAGACTGTCCTTTGCCCTGTGGCCGATGGATGAACTTGTATGTAATGTCTCCTTGCCATCTAATATGGcatagttttgttttgcaatttcagaGATGTGCCAAAGAGTTGCTGTGCGCTCACTCTTCTGTGGTGAGGGCAGGACTGACTTTTTCAGCTTACTTTCTTCTTAAGAATGGCCCCCTGGGTGTCTGTTCCAATCTTACAAGAAAGATGCATTGGTGGGGGGTTCCATGGCTGTGTGTAAATcaacttgtctttttttctgttggatATTTATGCTTTTCAAATAAGTGccaataaatggaaaaaaaaaaaaacaacaaacatggttttctgtttctgtgctgtgttagAAAGGTAACTGCATTACTATTTTAATCTGtgattaaatgtttttctttcgAACTCAGAGTATCTATTGTATCGCATTTCCACCCTTGTTTATTTAGCATTGAAGTTGGCTCTAAAATCTGCAGCACAACTCTtggaaaactgaagaataaAACCATTTCCAAAAAGTAATCTTTGTGGTTTACCTCCCCAGTTGCCCAGGGAACATTGATAACCGTGCCCATGCTCAATGCTCAGGGGATTGTATTTTTGGAATGAGCACTTACTGCATTTAGCAGAGGAATAGATACTTCATGGTGGGAGAGTGATACAAATGCCAGGAAAAATGAGCCAGTGCATCAGCCAGATTAATTTGCTGGGGTTTTCTGTGTGTTGTCAGCAAGTCGGTTCATCTGAATACCCAACAGCTGTCCTCCTGATCATTAGTATGGGAACCTAATCCTAAACTTGTTCTTTTCACCTTTCTTCAGAAGACTGGGGTGTAAGTGATAGCTGACTTGCACAAACAAAATAGATCTGCAGAGTCTTATGTGTTCTTGTGAGGCAATCTTGTGATTCTCGGGTCAGTTGTGTGTTTGTGagccca from Meleagris gallopavo isolate NT-WF06-2002-E0010 breed Aviagen turkey brand Nicholas breeding stock chromosome 9, Turkey_5.1, whole genome shotgun sequence includes:
- the LOC100548705 gene encoding protein FAM122A isoform X1, coding for MNRHSLFVPSSPVRIPSSRLHQIKQEEGMNLMNRETVHEREVQVAMQMSQSWEESLSLSNNDFEKSSSPKQVDFVPVSPAPSPTRGIGKQCFSPSLQSLVSSSGLPPSPSPSPTRRFSSRRSQSPINCIRPSVLGPIKRKGVTEMEDHPKRLFQGSTNMLSSEALQQPDLGGCLSAHALDDNRSSAGSSCDSPAEAGASTGSPVSLSDSRSPFLPVDLTAKLPID
- the LOC100548705 gene encoding protein FAM122A isoform X2, whose amino-acid sequence is MNRHSLFVPSSPVRIPSSRLHQIKQEEGMNLMNRETVHEREVQVAMQMSQSWEESLSLSNNDFEKSSSPKQVDFVPVSPAPSPTRGIGKQCFSPSLQSLVSSSGLPPSPSPSPTRRFSRRSQSPINCIRPSVLGPIKRKGVTEMEDHPKRLFQGSTNMLSSEALQQPDLGGCLSAHALDDNRSSAGSSCDSPAEAGASTGSPVSLSDSRSPFLPVDLTAKLPID